The Arctopsyche grandis isolate Sample6627 chromosome 10, ASM5162203v2, whole genome shotgun sequence genome window below encodes:
- the scramb1 gene encoding phospholipid scramblase 1 isoform X3 has protein sequence MNIPQGPANCPPGLEYLSLIDQLLVHQKVEILEVLTGFETNNKFTVKNSIGQKVYHAVEDTDCLTRNCCGPMRPFEMKILDNYRNQVINMHRPLACESCCFPCCLQSMEISAPPGTVVGTVEQEWSLCSPTFAVKNAAGSTVLRIEGPMCRFGICGDVEFKVMALDGETVVGKISKQWSGLLREAFTDADYFGITFPMDLDVKMKAVLLGALFLIDAMFFEKSGNRESDGIGML, from the exons ATGAATATACCGCAAGGGCCAGCGAACTGTCCTCCAGGACTCGAATACCTTTCCTTGATTGATCAATTGTTGGTGCATCAAAAAGTCGAAATTCTGGAAGTGCTGACCGGCTTCGAAACTAACAATAAGTTCACAGTGAAAAACAGCATCGGTCAAAAAGTATATCACGCCGTCGAAGACACCGATTGCTTGACGAGAAACTGTTGCGGGCCAATGAGACCGTTCGAGATGAAAATCTTAGATAATTACAGGAATCAg GTTATCAATATGCATCGGCCGTTGGCGTGCGAGTCTTGTTGTTTCCCTTGTTGTCTTCAAAGCATGGAGATTTCTGCTCCGCCTGGTACCGTCGTTGGCACCGTCGAACAAGAGTGGTCTCTATGTTCGCCGACTTTTGCTGTTAAAAATGCTGCTGGTAGTACAGTGCTCCGTATTGAGGGTCCTATGTGCAGGTTCGGCATATGTGGAGATGTCGAATTTAAG gtTATGGCCCTTGATGGCGAAACTGTGGTCGGCAAAATCTCAAAACAATGGTCTGGACTTTTAAGAGAGGCATTTACCGATGCTGACTATTTTGGTATCACGTTTCCGATGGATCTCGATGTGAAGATGAAGGCTGTGCTACTAGGAGCACTATTTCTCATT
- the scramb1 gene encoding phospholipid scramblase 1 isoform X2: protein MRRSIKIKRSPKKSGYVKFLTDEERNIPQGPANCPPGLEYLSLIDQLLVHQKVEILEVLTGFETNNKFTVKNSIGQKVYHAVEDTDCLTRNCCGPMRPFEMKILDNYRNQVINMHRPLACESCCFPCCLQSMEISAPPGTVVGTVEQEWSLCSPTFAVKNAAGSTVLRIEGPMCRFGICGDVEFKVMALDGETVVGKISKQWSGLLREAFTDADYFGITFPMDLDVKMKAVLLGALFLIDAMFFEKSGNRESDGIGML from the exons ATGCGACGATCTATCAAAATTAAACGTAGCCCTAAAAAATCTGGCTATGTCAAATTTTTAACAGACGAAGAAAG GAATATACCGCAAGGGCCAGCGAACTGTCCTCCAGGACTCGAATACCTTTCCTTGATTGATCAATTGTTGGTGCATCAAAAAGTCGAAATTCTGGAAGTGCTGACCGGCTTCGAAACTAACAATAAGTTCACAGTGAAAAACAGCATCGGTCAAAAAGTATATCACGCCGTCGAAGACACCGATTGCTTGACGAGAAACTGTTGCGGGCCAATGAGACCGTTCGAGATGAAAATCTTAGATAATTACAGGAATCAg GTTATCAATATGCATCGGCCGTTGGCGTGCGAGTCTTGTTGTTTCCCTTGTTGTCTTCAAAGCATGGAGATTTCTGCTCCGCCTGGTACCGTCGTTGGCACCGTCGAACAAGAGTGGTCTCTATGTTCGCCGACTTTTGCTGTTAAAAATGCTGCTGGTAGTACAGTGCTCCGTATTGAGGGTCCTATGTGCAGGTTCGGCATATGTGGAGATGTCGAATTTAAG gtTATGGCCCTTGATGGCGAAACTGTGGTCGGCAAAATCTCAAAACAATGGTCTGGACTTTTAAGAGAGGCATTTACCGATGCTGACTATTTTGGTATCACGTTTCCGATGGATCTCGATGTGAAGATGAAGGCTGTGCTACTAGGAGCACTATTTCTCATT